From Temnothorax longispinosus isolate EJ_2023e chromosome 3, Tlon_JGU_v1, whole genome shotgun sequence, one genomic window encodes:
- the LOC139810558 gene encoding uncharacterized protein — MSESCVWSRTRITSVGNYKRWTIETCESQCSAEFEWHTEVICVKHANSRNMSREDASSSRILLEQFSPSHAGAVAGVVLTVIAVLAALIYFRNPVERACCHSWTNLFSFRRGSGRVQYCRVDTTEEARLLLDASDPTQCQSDSDDALLHA, encoded by the exons ATGTCTGAATCGTGTGTGTGGAGTCGCACTCGCATCACGTCAGTCGGAAATTACAAGCGCTGGACGATAGAAACTtgt GAGTCGCAATGCAGCGCGGAATTCGAGTGGCACACCGAAGTGATCTGCGTGAAACATGCCAATTCTCGGAATATGTCTCGGGAAGATGCATCGTCCTCCAGGATTCTCTTGGAACAATTTTCTCCTAGTCACG CTGGAGCGGTAGCTGGCGTAGTATTAACTGTGATCGCGGTGTTAGccgctttaatttatttccgaAATCCAGTAGAAAGGGCATGCTGTCATTCCTGGACAAACCTGTTTAGTTTCAGAAGAGGCTCAGGTCGTGTCCAATATTGTAGA GTCGATACCACTGAGGAAGCTAGACTTTTGCTCGACGCTTCCGATCCTACGCAGTGTCAATCGGACAGCGATGACGCTCTTCTACATGCATAG